The following nucleotide sequence is from Apium graveolens cultivar Ventura chromosome 4, ASM990537v1, whole genome shotgun sequence.
aggaatttttgttggatttaaattttccataaaagccttcagagtctacaatttaagaacaacggttgtcatggaatctatcaatgtatcttttgatgataagaagattactggacttgaagatttcaatgatcacgatcagctgagatttgaaaatgaagacttaaattctgattccgTAAATTCTGACAACTTATACtttgatcctgtaagtactgatgtcattgaatctgtggtaacaactccaaaggaaaatgcacctgtccagggagagcaagctgaagaacctaccacatctcaagactctcaagaagcatcagaacctatcactggctcttcaagttctgattcatctagttctgatgagccaaattctgataattctggaaactctgatacttcaaatcctgaaggatccaagtcaaattctgaagtctcagagagcataactatagggggagcatcagaaaatgctgatggagatagtatggatcatgggggaggatccagttctaaaagtcaacttcaatctgcaaggaagtggaccaaatcacatacacctgacttaattattggatatcctgaagcaggtgtcagaactagaactgcaacatcaaatgaatgtctctatcattcttttctatctcagactgaaccaaagaaagtggaagaagctcttcaagatgctgattgggtgcaagcaatgcaggaagagttaaatgaatttgaaagaaataaagtctggaccctagtgccaagaccaaagaacagatccattgttggcataaaatgggtgttcagaaacaaaactgacagtgatggcataattacaagaataaagcaaggctgattgctaagggttactctcaacaagagggtattgattatgatgaaacatttgcaccagttgctagattagaagccataagaatctttttggcttatgctgctcacaaaaagtttaaattctttcaaatggatgtgaaaagtgcttttcttaatggagaattggaagaagaggtgcatgttgaacaacctccaggctttgtagattcaaaatttccaaatcatgtctacaggcttgacaaagaactttatggccttaagcaagctcctagagcatggtatgagactttagctcaattccttctgaaaagtggatttcacagaggtacaattgataaaacactgttctatctcaaccatggaagggacttacttttggtacagatatatgttgatgatatcatatttggctctacaaatgccaaactctgtgagaggtttgcaaagctaatgcagtcaagatatcaaatgagtatgatgggagaacttagttattttctgggccttcaagtcaagcagaatgaagaaggtacttttatctgccaatccaagtacaccagaaatttactgaagaaatttagaatgtaagattgttcaactgcatccacttccatggccactgtaactaagttagataaagatactggttcatcagtagatattactaactacagaggtatgattggctctttactctatttaactgcaagtagacctgatatcatgtatgctacccgTCGTTGTGCAAGATTTCTGgctaatccaagagaacctcacttaatggctatgaaaagaattttcaataCCTTAAGGatacaactgatctaggattgtggtatcctagagaatcagattttaagctaataggttactcagatgcagattttgcaggatgcaaaataaactggaaaagcactagtggaagttgccaatttcttggagacagattggtttcttggtttagaaagaaacagaagtcaatttccacatcaactgcagaagcagaatatattgctgcaggaagttattgtgcacagattctttggatgaagaatcaattactggattatgggttagaattttctaaaatgcctatttactgtgataatcaaagtgttattgctatgacaggtaattcagttcaacactcaatgacaaagcacatcagcattatgtaccaattcataagggaacatgtgatggaaggtacggtagaattgcattttgttccaacagatcaacaactagcaggtatcttcacaaaaccactatgtgaagctacttttacaagattggtaaatgaacttggaatggtttcaggttctttctctaaatctgcttagtttttgttctcatgcatcatactttatgatcagtgtttacagattatattatcttcatgtaatctttACTTAagttgaaaattcattaaatgctgattgttatctgatgttgatctatatactctgaaagtgttttgaatgttctgtgactattcaatccaatgaggataactgtgttagatgctgacctagtagtctttaacatactagaaatcccatgtttgaatgagttatttatgtggaaactcattaacacaagcaaattctgatactgagcttagtcaagtttactttgtgtatcttattaccaagtcacaaactagattcttgcttcttatctgtcagattctgatgtcagtaaatcttaaggatgaactaaatgctgataagcctcacttatcaaaagaaaagaaaagaaaagaagataacataaaagtcaggtactcctttgatatctagagtaaataatgtggaagggaagacccaagtgcattgttggtattaagtaatatgcattagaaaagcaaataaatttttcttggtgacttttcacattctctgattactagagaaatactctgataatagcataaattctgataagtagtcgtgactcacttacactgagaagccactgtaaaaaggaatttcaaaagatgcataaaatgagcacaaacagttgaggtggactcttgcataaatttgttctatagtagacttcatgattgatgacatattttaagcacttttcttagttatgccttatttctaagatgtactgaagtttatcagactttaatctttatctgatattctgctgaatgcacacactttcactccatatgaatgatgaaaattattgtggtgattaagttgtttttgacaaacagttaagtgtcatttgcataaaattctaaggacaagttctgatggaagtgctgatgattaaactctgaagaaaacaagtcagtacttgtatgaagaatcacagaaaaagatattcactttttgagtacagaagccatattctgatgattgttaaaatcttatataagttaaagttctgatattaaatcctgatggaatccttgatgcttacgtgacattattcattacttgacttatttatggtaaaaaactgaaatagtcatatttaatcagaatatttaggtgagataaaaatagtcataatcattaagggttagtggtaaatgtttaagtcctgaaaaactgcatgtgcacggtaattattgcttatttcccgtgcccattaactcatgctttaactttttactgattGTTCACATGTTGCTAGGTGTAATTTGTCTGTCATGCTTCAAATATTAACCGTTATCACATGGGCTGTgtaaataagagagttaaaagattttctaatcttttacctattTTTTTATTCTCTCATCcctcttattttctctcacccactaatattctctgaagcagTTTTTCTTACAGACATTTTCACAAACACCTTTCGAgcaatatattttctcacttaatttcttacagagatggtaccaaaagacttgattttcaacggcgctaagtttgttcctaacaattaCTCGTCTATTCTTAGTAAGTCagaagctccatcggaacttcactttattcaggatttccttgctaattctgatattgggtatgctttgacccaacctgaagtaatctctggaacccaagtgctggagttttggagaagtggaatctatgatgatggtggtgctcaagggtccccaagtattatctttacaacaagGGAGGATGGGCATGTTGTGACTTTGCCTACAGTTTGCTAAGCACTGCAGTTGCCTGAGAACTGTGCTTATACAACtattgaggagccagttcttcaaaatatgatggccagtctggggtatgaaaagacattggcaaagctgggtcaattgaagagatccaacataaggagggaatacagtttcttctttgactgcattataAAGGCCTTTGCCAataaatgttctaatttcgatgcaatccccatactcagtcaacaaatcgggtatgctctcattaatcaaactgattttgattatgcaagtgttgttttagactttattggggataggatgacagaagatatgaatactgtctattttgctagattctatcaacttatctatagtgtttgttgttctgataagccccaattagctagtgaatcaatttcaccatttagactagctaaaagagcttttaatgacttattatctactgataataaaaaggctatGTTAcgacccctccaaattcctttatttgtcaaacaagccttaataacctatgatccagttacatacactgtactatatcctgatgtccaaccatctgaacctcaaccatcagcacctactaccactacccaaacacctcaaaattctcaaccacaaccaaaatctaccatcaggatatctttcaaaccatcaactcaatcatctcaacctgaatcatcagcacataccatcagatcttcgtcttccaggccaaagaggacaaagtctgttcctcaaactccaaaaagagaaagaagatgattctcagagatgaatctgattgTGATGAAGAGGACAcaattgaagcacaggttcatgcatcagaacctgtgatagttgaagctgcgaatgttacttctcagaaagaaacaacagctcaaagttctgatactttgaaaagaaagaaatctgtaagttctgttgctgctgaagcaactctttcattggcaaggagattgaagaaaatgaaggctaggaggtatttggctaaggctccatcagaagatactgaagaagctgaggatggggatcaggaatctctgatcttacaagaaccaattatcattgaagcccttccagctcaagccaaagacactgctaatgatgcagtggttacccctcctgtctctcctattaaagctatagatgatgctaaagaataaactgaaaactctgagatagatattcacaatttgaatataccaactattctttatctggaagctccatccacagcagctcagcaatctccaactcattctccaattttaaatgctgagatactaTCTACATGAACCACActagctctggagataaattctgatgcacataatttagataatgttattcctgaatctccagtagcatcacacactcttgtgctgtcagaacataatgagtcttcctcaagttctgaagacagtgtttctattgagactccagttcccatactaggcaaggaagcattggtgaagaaatttgttgaaaaggaagcacctattccttgggaggatactcacagaggtgcggagtggaccaagaagtggaatgacactgatttcattaCAAGCTCTAacgttctgacagagcatattgctaaagctgatgagttgctcacaaatgttgatttaaagacacaactcaagatcactgctctatctaccaaacatcttcaaggtctacattcttctactcatgaaaaggttgatacactaaaggaacatgctgataagctagatctgcagcttaagcttgacaagaatagatatatcagacctacttttgagaaagttgaagccattgagaagattcaagagaagcaacaggcccaaattgatgaggtcctgactaaccaagtttctcagaaagctcaattggatgaaatccaatcttcagttgaacttcttttctctctcttacttcctgatgatgccaaaaagggggagaaggtagttatgtccaaatgctcacctactcaactactgaagaagaaggatgataaaggtgatgaccaggcaaactctgataagagcaaaggtcaaggaaaagttcaaggaaaatcttctacaaagaacaagtcaagttctgatgctgtgaatgctaaaagtctgaagtcaagttctgataaacaaagtctgatgtcaagttctgatattctaattcattcaggatctaaagactctcagaagtttttacaaactctgaagctaaaggggaagcagactattgtatattacaaagatcctaaaatccagacacttgatgcggagatagctagaagattatttctgaaacaaaatccaggaatggatttggaaactctcaaggaggaagaagctatatttgcagctgagaagacaaatcttaagtctaaagcttctgatgcaaagaaacctccaaggcctaaggaaaaaggcattgtgatcagagaaaaatcaaattctgagacttaaaagtccaagactagatcacaaactgagattgatcctaagtcaaaaggaaaagaaaaggttggtgaacctttaaagattgagaaaaagatatgttcttccgttccagtctatcaaactacaatgcatgatgatgatttgatagaagatgaaactatTCAAATTCTAAAGAGAACAAATATAATTGAAGAAACTAAAATAACCTccgacactgctcaagttgttcagattGAAGAACAACAtgttacagaagaaacaacatATTCTGATtaagttgatttgaaaaagatgacaattgctgataagaagaagctgttatggaaagaaagctacttcagttgaaccaaaatccaatctcatgattaatcgactcgcaacatttgggttaaGAGCTAAGTAagctagagatagagctggattaggttctgatgaagagaagatacaaacaggagtagaagttactctaagagatcctttcatgttgacagacaaaccatatgaacaaatcaaacaaaagcaccttgacaaagtgctgtctgctcaaattgtgatagatgctcatgataaggataatctaaaggagatattgatcttatttctcaatgatggactaacttacagactagctaatactgatgtgctgaagaagtctgtcagagagcttcaacatattcactatcttctggaagtaaaatatgatgttacaagaagatggtcataatacattttgaaggctataagagatctatttagaatctttGGTACAaatacttctcagtatatacaattgattactgaaggtgatggaagagaaattcctatgctgaagaactctgctaaagtggaagttattctgaaaggaagaatcttatgttataatgaaaactcttcacatcctagagttatcagacttggtgatggacttgaaagaacatcaattaaagctctcagaacagccatttatcaaataggtgatagtaaagatgaagaactgatgcaggtcaaagcatagttagttgaagttctgagaaaagctgaagataagctggtaaaagattttgttaagaatcattatggattcagattgatccagtgatgttggtaaagctacaaggattgtaagttgtagttaatagtcttgttaaactcttattgcatttgaacttaaatgtttttgacatcatcaaatctattaacttgtatatttttgcataatttacaagttgggggagattgttagatatatttgagatgtcatgtctaatatgtttcatgtttagttttcagatcttaacaaacatgaaaTATTAGTACTTAGtggaatcagtacttattggaagtcaagacttaaggatatcagaacttaggttatcagaagataaatatcagaagatagatatcagaacttaagtacgggaggacttacagttaaggaaggaagctgatttacaggaaagaagatcgagactaatacaaaagaagatatgcatggaaagagttagaggactaaaagaattgtataagatatctgattgatatattttaggagacagaattatattccatatcaattagaagttatcttgtaactgtgtactatataaacacaaacataggtttacactatatgtgttatcattatcgagaagatcatacattgtaacctagcagctctcgtgatatttgttcatcactgagagagaacagttccattgtaacagagtttattatattgaatatatttgtttactgttacttgtgttcgaaattaatttgattgtattaaacactgtattcaaccccccttctacagtgttgtgtgacctaacattcaACATAGTTTTCAAGTTGATTCTCAAGTGCCAAAAGATTTATTTCTTCAAATTCAAGACGATAAAATCTAGAAAATTGGACTAATCTTTGTCTGTCAAAAGCTATGAATGAATCTCGTGGGTCAAGACATGATATACATGTAAGTAGTTCGATATTCATATTATCAAAATGTTCATCCATCTCTCCAAGTTAAAAATCAACTACGGCAACAAGTAATTATGTTTTGTAATGATGATGATTTGTAACCTTGTGAATGTTACGCTTTGATCTTCCACGAGGGACATAAGTCTCATTCATATTTAGAATATGAATCTCATTCTTTTCACAAAATCTACTTACATCTACTAACAAATTATCCCAACCATTTTCTCTTAGCTCTTGTAGCCTTCTTTTAGCCACTTTAACCAAACCCATAGCATTTGGAAGGTCTTGATCCTTTCTTTGCAATGCTTGTGATAGATCATTAGTAATTGCAAAGACCTTTTTCATAAAATAGAGCAAGAATGCAAATTCAAACTCACACATAACTTCTATAAGGCGACTTATTTCACCTTTGTGGATTACAAATGATGGCAAATTTTTCATTTCTTCAAGCACTTCAAGTGTAGGAGAAAAAAGAGAAATCACACTAATAATAGTATTATAGTGTGAACTCCAACGTGTTTCTCCCGGATGTTTTAAAGTAACTTCTTGATTCATGCCTCTTCCGGTTTCCAAAGTGCCTTGAGAAATTCCTTCAACTACTTTCTCAATTTGTTTCACTCGAAGCAATTTTGTTGCTTTCTTGATTCATATTGCTTAAGAATCAAGAAAGCTTTAGCAATTTATttcactcgatggatgttcaCCAATATGCTTCTTTAGCCTATCTCTCTTTTTCCAATTTTGAAAACCCTCGCCAACAAATGAATCATGATTAAATCTATGGTCACCTAGTTCGATATTAAAAAGGTAACAACATAGGCAAAAGACCGCATCTTTGCTTTCACTATACTCCAACCAATCATAAAATGCTCCATACCAATCTGGATTAAACTTGCGAGGCTTTCCCGAAAATAAAGTAACAGGATAGTTTGTGAGTCTCAGTTGACAAGGGCCTTTACTCAAATAAGCTCTCCGAATTCTATCACGCTCTGCAAAATTAAAACCGATTACGGACATAGAAAGTCGTAATCCAGGATCTGCTATTATTTCATCAGAATCAACATCATTATTCACAATTGGAATATCTTCTTCAATCACTTCTATTGGTGAATGGGTAGGATTCTGATTTTGATGAGTTTCTTGAGCATTACTAGACTGAGTTTCCACTCGTGGTCATTTTGTTCTTATTACAAATTTATCCATGCCTAAtacataattaaattaattagTAATTTGATAATTTAGTTTATCCagaaattaggttttataaaGGTGCATAAATGGAGAGTAAGAGCAACAATCAAATCAACAATTTAACAACCCAGTACTATAAAAACAAAGAAGTAACCATTCCGCATATTAATTCAAATACCCATGTCAAATTACAAGAAATtgaagaaaaaaattaaaaatatacaTACCTCTTTTGTTCATGATTAAATGAAGATTAAGCCAAAAAGTAATGGATGAACGATAATTAAGCCTCACAAGAAGTGGAGAAGATTCAACCGTGGTACTGGTCTGGATGATGAATTCTCTTCTCGCAAATTCAGCTGTGTTTTGTTTTCTTCTTTTTTGTCCGAGAGCTTTTACAATTATAAAGAAAGAAAAAAACCCCTCTGGACTATACTATTATCACATATGTATGTATATTATAAATACTAtagatattaaaaattataaagtCTAGTGGGGTCAAGTGCCCCCACATGCCCTACTATGCCTCCGCCActgttttgaagtatcgttcttggatataaatccatatggttttaaattcataattacattgtgattcccgtaatcctcgatggttcgtaaatacggtcatttttcaaatttcattttttttgaaaactaatagcgtttatatacacttattcggtacgtataatcatgttatcaactccgaaactcaatttctccTGCTAAACATAGTGTGGGATAAAAAGTTTTCCctgtctgtcagggttactattcattaaacatttttacaaagtctaaaaaattcgagttattacaaccAGTGTTATTCAAGACTCCCATTTTCCTATAAGCGTCTACCGTAGCGCAGCGAAGCTAGGCTACATTACCACGACTTTTTAACAATTTTTTACATTTTGAATACTTCAATAAAATGTCACATtcaaaataataagtaaatattttaatttcattaatctcaataatatCTAACtactattttttataatttatttttataaaataataaaattataaatgttATAATCACTCCGTGTATCGCACAAGTTATAGGCTATTatgcaaaattaccaaaatagttttaCAAAATGAGTTCTTTTTTTCTATTAGTTACTCTCTCCTTTTTTAAATAATAGCCTTTTAACTTTTTGATACACGTCTGTACCAAAAAGTTAAGATACTATTAGTTTAAAAAAGCGTGTTCTTGGGCCACCGTAGAAACATAGACAGGGTCAACGACCGAACAAACAATGAAACTTTACGATAGCTTTTTCGTACACATTCCCTTGCATCACATACACAAGTGCTCTCTGAACCGTGCAATAAAGTCACCCATAACACGGCTCTCCCACTTGAGTTATCTTAGCCCCAAGCCATGCTAttcaataattttttaaaaatatgaacTGCCTAAATCACGAGTCTTATATATTGTGTTACGATCACCTCATATTGATAAAAAGTCCAGAGAATAATTTGAAATGGAAATAAATATAGAGAGAAAAATAGGGCATAATGTAtcatatatatatgaattatcTACATATCAAATCGAGTGAATAGTCTTGCATGAATGCAAAGGTATTTCTCTTGTTCATGTGACAAGGTAGGAAAATATCATTTATGTGTATTTTGTTATCTTTTACGGTCTGTGTTAGTTAAGGCAACATCGTCGACAAGTTTAGAAGAACTTTATGGAAGATTGGCATTGGACGAGGGAGATGAAGAGAGGGTAATTGTTCCAGAAGGGGAGGTCAAGAAAAACCAGAAAACTTATGTATTGGTGGGGAGGTTTTTAACAGAAAAAACATCAATTTTAATGTTATGAAAAACGTGCTTGCTTCGCTATGGCTTCCGAAGAAGGAGTGAAAATACATGATTTGGGGACATCTATATTCATTCGTATTTTATCATATCTTCGATTTGCAGAAAGTATTGGATGGAGGGCCATGGACATTCGAACAAAACTTACCAGTGTACCACAAATTGGAGGATAGTGAGGATCCACATCTAGTTATGTTCAATAAGAGCGACATCTGGATACATGTATATGATCTTCCAAAAGGGCTTTTGTTAGTATTGGTAACATTGTGCGAAGTTATGTTAAATCTTATCCAGCAAATTTGAATGACGCTTGGAGAATGTATGTTCGTATAAGGGTAACAATGGATGTGGATAAGCCGATAAAATGAATGACGAAAGTTAAAAGAGAGGGAGGTGAATGGAGTTTGGTAAACTTCAAATATGAACGATTAAGTATGTTTTGCTTTGTTTGTGGTTTGATGGGACATTCAGAGTGGGACTACAATCTGGTGTATGATAACCCGGACTAGGAGATAACGAGAGCATACAGAGTTTGGTTACGAGCACCAACGAGAAATTCAAATACTAAGAACCTGGGTGCTAAA
It contains:
- the LOC141719333 gene encoding uncharacterized protein LOC141719333 is translated as MNKRERDRIRRAYLSKGPCQLRLTNYPVTLFSGKPRKFNPDWYGAFYDWLEYSESKDAKATKLLRVKQIEKVVEGISQGTLETGRGMNQEVTLKHPGETRWSSHYNTIISVISLFSPTLEVLEEMKNLPSFVIHKGEISRLIEVMCEFEFAFLLYFMKKVFAITNDLSQALQRKDQDLPNAMGLVKVAKRRLQELRENGWDNLLVDVSRFCEKNEIHILNMNETYVPRGRSKRNIHKVTNHHHYKT